One genomic region from Capra hircus breed San Clemente chromosome 18, ASM170441v1, whole genome shotgun sequence encodes:
- the CEACAM20 gene encoding carcinoembryonic antigen-related cell adhesion molecule 20 isoform X1, whose product MECADPRGHRWAGILLSASLLTVWSLAAAAQISRDAITQKPLAKPTLSVSQGTVIEHRENVTFYCGTPDVNITIRWVFNHQPLPSDERIQLSADGKTLTILTVQRQDAGMYQCEAWSVREVKSSDPTYLTVYYGPDSVTIKVEPGVANGDTVEVMEGSNVTFSAETVSYPQASYSWFFPNDSKPITSLFLNMSNVTIHAMSKEHEGTYRCLVSNTATQISLEGTVKVHVLERVTKPYVMPPNRTLVEHTSLVVLTCQTAHEGVGVRWFLGDQLLQPSKHLVPDNWILSIHGLRRNDTGPYACEVWNWGSQARSEALMLNISYGPDRVYFTTGSETLVDTTISAKLNSSITLKCWAESQPDAEFNWTHDNTSVYKGEQLVIEALTWKHQGNYSCTASNSVTLLTSSASVMVSVTEEPKEAQRGHRSSLSVGAIIGITIGILAVIALAIGLGCFIHTGKAKGLSRRTKEDNVYENTTPTSEESQPEELDRNWPMLMYANVPAVQGQIPVKKMLPVDPPEQLYEHISSSAIHDGYSHGPRKPSSKLALHPLVPTPQKENAESNYQALVNPEHNIYCQINRPT is encoded by the exons cctcacttttgactgtgtggagcttGGCAGCTGCAGCCCAAATCTCCCGTGATGCCATCACCCAAA AACCTCTGGCCAAGCCCACCCTTTCAGTCAGCCAGGGCACAGTCATAGAGCACAGGGAAAATGTGACCTTCTACTGTGGCACCCCGGACGTCAACATCACCATCCGTTGGGTCTTCAACCACCAGCCCCTGCCATCCGATGAGCGCATACAGCTGTCCGCAGATGGCAAGACCCTCACCATCCTCACTGTCCAGCGGCAGGATGCTGGGATGTACCAGTGTGAAGCTTGGAGTGTCCGCGAGGTCAAGAGCAGTGACCCCACCTACCTGACTGTGTACT ATGGCCCTGACTCAGTCACGATCAAGGTGGAGCCTGGTGTAGCCAACGGGGACACGGTTGAGGTGATGGAGGGCTCCAATGTGACCTTCTCGGCAGAAACTGTGTCTTACCCACAAGCCTCATATTCATGGTTTTTCCCCAATGACTCCAAGCCCATCACGAGCTTGTTCCTCAACATGAGCAATGTTACCATCCATGCCATGTCCAAGGAACACGAGGGCACCTACAGATGCTTGGTGTCCAACACTGCCACCCAGATATCCCTCGAGGGTACTGTCAAAGTCCACGTCCTTG AAAGAGTGACCAAGCCTTATGTCATGCCCCCTAACCGGACTCTTGTGGAGCACACCAGCTTGGTGGTCCTGACCTGCCAGACCGCCCATGAGGGAGTTGGAGTCCGGTGGTTCCTGGGGGACcagctcctccagcccagcaAGCACCTGGTGCCCGACAACTGGATCCTGAGCATCCATGGCCTTCGGCGGAATGACACAGGGCCCTATGCGTGCGAGGTCTGGAACTGGGGCAGCCAGGCCCGGAGTGAAGCCCTGATGTTGAACATCAGCT ATGGCCCCGATCGAGTGTACTTCACCACAGGGTCGGAGACCCTGGTGGACACCACCATCAGTGCGAAGCTCAACTCCAGCATAACCCTGAAGTGTTGGGCTGAATCCCAGCCGGATGCTGAGTTTAACTGGACCCATGACAACACCAGTGTGTACAAAGGGGAGCAGCTGGTTATTGAGGCCCTGACTTGGAAACACCAAGGGAATTACAGCTGCACAGCCTCGAACTCTGTCACACTGCTGACCTCCTCTGCCTCAGTAATGGTCAGCGTCACAG AAGAGCCAAAGGAAGCACAAAGAG GTCACCGGTCATCCCTGTCTGTAGGGGCCATCATTGGCATTACCATCGGAATCCTGGCTGTCATTGCCCTGGCCATAGGGCTGGGCTGCTTCATACACACTGGAAAGGCCAAAGG GCTCTCAAGGAGAACAAAAGAGGATAACGTCTATGAGAACACGACACCCACTTCTGAAGAGAGTCAACCTGAAGAGCTCGATCGCA ACTGGCCCATGCTTATGTATGCCAATGTACCTGCCGTTCAAGGACAGATACCAGTCAAAAAG ATGCTGCCAGTAGACCCTCCAGAGCAATTATATGAG CACATATCATCTTCCGCCATCCATGACGGGTATTCTCATGGCCCCAGGAAGCCATCCTCCAAACTGGCATTACATCCCTTGGTCCCAACTccacaaaaagaaaatgcagagtCAAACTATCAG
- the CEACAM20 gene encoding carcinoembryonic antigen-related cell adhesion molecule 20 isoform X2, whose translation MECADPRGHRWAGILLSASLLTVWSLAAAAQISRDAITQKPLAKPTLSVSQGTVIEHRENVTFYCGTPDVNITIRWVFNHQPLPSDERIQLSADGKTLTILTVQRQDAGMYQCEAWSVREVKSSDPTYLTVYYGPDSVTIKVEPGVANGDTVEVMEGSNVTFSAETVSYPQASYSWFFPNDSKPITSLFLNMSNVTIHAMSKEHEGTYRCLVSNTATQISLEGTVKVHVLERVTKPYVMPPNRTLVEHTSLVVLTCQTAHEGVGVRWFLGDQLLQPSKHLVPDNWILSIHGLRRNDTGPYACEVWNWGSQARSEALMLNISYGPDRVYFTTGSETLVDTTISAKLNSSITLKCWAESQPDAEFNWTHDNTSVYKGEQLVIEALTWKHQGNYSCTASNSVTLLTSSASVMVSVTGHRSSLSVGAIIGITIGILAVIALAIGLGCFIHTGKAKGLSRRTKEDNVYENTTPTSEESQPEELDRNWPMLMYANVPAVQGQIPVKKMLPVDPPEQLYEHISSSAIHDGYSHGPRKPSSKLALHPLVPTPQKENAESNYQALVNPEHNIYCQINRPT comes from the exons cctcacttttgactgtgtggagcttGGCAGCTGCAGCCCAAATCTCCCGTGATGCCATCACCCAAA AACCTCTGGCCAAGCCCACCCTTTCAGTCAGCCAGGGCACAGTCATAGAGCACAGGGAAAATGTGACCTTCTACTGTGGCACCCCGGACGTCAACATCACCATCCGTTGGGTCTTCAACCACCAGCCCCTGCCATCCGATGAGCGCATACAGCTGTCCGCAGATGGCAAGACCCTCACCATCCTCACTGTCCAGCGGCAGGATGCTGGGATGTACCAGTGTGAAGCTTGGAGTGTCCGCGAGGTCAAGAGCAGTGACCCCACCTACCTGACTGTGTACT ATGGCCCTGACTCAGTCACGATCAAGGTGGAGCCTGGTGTAGCCAACGGGGACACGGTTGAGGTGATGGAGGGCTCCAATGTGACCTTCTCGGCAGAAACTGTGTCTTACCCACAAGCCTCATATTCATGGTTTTTCCCCAATGACTCCAAGCCCATCACGAGCTTGTTCCTCAACATGAGCAATGTTACCATCCATGCCATGTCCAAGGAACACGAGGGCACCTACAGATGCTTGGTGTCCAACACTGCCACCCAGATATCCCTCGAGGGTACTGTCAAAGTCCACGTCCTTG AAAGAGTGACCAAGCCTTATGTCATGCCCCCTAACCGGACTCTTGTGGAGCACACCAGCTTGGTGGTCCTGACCTGCCAGACCGCCCATGAGGGAGTTGGAGTCCGGTGGTTCCTGGGGGACcagctcctccagcccagcaAGCACCTGGTGCCCGACAACTGGATCCTGAGCATCCATGGCCTTCGGCGGAATGACACAGGGCCCTATGCGTGCGAGGTCTGGAACTGGGGCAGCCAGGCCCGGAGTGAAGCCCTGATGTTGAACATCAGCT ATGGCCCCGATCGAGTGTACTTCACCACAGGGTCGGAGACCCTGGTGGACACCACCATCAGTGCGAAGCTCAACTCCAGCATAACCCTGAAGTGTTGGGCTGAATCCCAGCCGGATGCTGAGTTTAACTGGACCCATGACAACACCAGTGTGTACAAAGGGGAGCAGCTGGTTATTGAGGCCCTGACTTGGAAACACCAAGGGAATTACAGCTGCACAGCCTCGAACTCTGTCACACTGCTGACCTCCTCTGCCTCAGTAATGGTCAGCGTCACAG GTCACCGGTCATCCCTGTCTGTAGGGGCCATCATTGGCATTACCATCGGAATCCTGGCTGTCATTGCCCTGGCCATAGGGCTGGGCTGCTTCATACACACTGGAAAGGCCAAAGG GCTCTCAAGGAGAACAAAAGAGGATAACGTCTATGAGAACACGACACCCACTTCTGAAGAGAGTCAACCTGAAGAGCTCGATCGCA ACTGGCCCATGCTTATGTATGCCAATGTACCTGCCGTTCAAGGACAGATACCAGTCAAAAAG ATGCTGCCAGTAGACCCTCCAGAGCAATTATATGAG CACATATCATCTTCCGCCATCCATGACGGGTATTCTCATGGCCCCAGGAAGCCATCCTCCAAACTGGCATTACATCCCTTGGTCCCAACTccacaaaaagaaaatgcagagtCAAACTATCAG